One window from the genome of Pseudomonadota bacterium encodes:
- the ggt gene encoding gamma-glutamyltransferase, with protein MKYLFIIGLFLCCAVSGSYDAQADHPLFPAKAAVVSSHPLATKAGEDILARGGNAFDAAVAVSAMLAVVEPFGSGLGGGGFWLIYDAKTNSYNMLDAREMAPQAATADMYLDHHGNPVPGLSTEGPLSAGIPGLPAALANIAENYGSLELGALLQSAIRAAQDGFAVDRRYITGAEYKLDLLRQNPEAAGIFLDNNALPAPGWVLKQPDLAKTLTLIAQNGAAGFYEGELAERLVKDIAKHGGIWTLEDLKAYHVVNRTPVTGTYKGTKIIAAALPSSGGITLINSLNILSNFNLATQDAVTQKHLIIEALRRAYHERAEYLGDSDFVEVPTERLLSAEHATAQSRSINLAQATKSDTLSLDAPAQNKGTETTHFAVIDREGNRVAVTQSINFWFGAGFVPKGTGVLLNNQMDDFVIKPGVENGYQLIGTKANAVAPGKRMLSSMTPTFLESDQGVAILGTPGGSRIISMVLLAALDRMQGTDGKTIVARPRFHHQFQPDEVFYESGAFSDEEIRTLKRKGHHLTPVIRRYGNMQIILWDYKDNTVKTFSDPRGKGDEHVY; from the coding sequence ATGAAATACTTGTTTATCATTGGCCTGTTCCTGTGCTGTGCTGTCTCCGGGAGTTATGACGCTCAGGCTGACCATCCCCTGTTCCCTGCAAAAGCTGCTGTTGTCAGCTCACACCCTCTTGCCACCAAGGCCGGTGAAGATATTCTGGCGCGCGGCGGCAACGCCTTTGATGCCGCCGTTGCCGTCAGCGCGATGCTTGCTGTGGTCGAGCCTTTTGGTTCAGGGCTTGGCGGCGGCGGATTTTGGCTGATCTATGATGCAAAGACAAACAGCTATAACATGCTGGATGCGCGGGAGATGGCACCGCAAGCCGCGACAGCCGATATGTATCTCGATCATCACGGCAACCCTGTCCCCGGTCTCTCGACGGAAGGCCCGTTATCGGCGGGCATTCCCGGTCTACCTGCGGCACTCGCCAATATCGCTGAAAATTACGGCTCTCTTGAACTTGGCGCATTGTTGCAATCTGCGATCCGCGCCGCGCAGGACGGGTTTGCTGTTGATCGGCGTTATATAACGGGTGCGGAATACAAACTTGACCTATTGCGCCAAAATCCTGAAGCGGCCGGAATTTTTCTTGATAATAACGCTCTTCCCGCGCCCGGCTGGGTGCTAAAGCAGCCGGATTTGGCTAAAACGCTGACATTGATTGCGCAAAATGGCGCTGCAGGGTTTTATGAAGGGGAACTTGCGGAGCGTCTCGTCAAAGATATCGCAAAACATGGCGGTATTTGGACATTGGAGGATTTAAAAGCCTACCATGTTGTAAATCGCACACCTGTCACAGGCACTTACAAAGGCACAAAAATTATTGCTGCCGCTCTCCCGTCTTCCGGAGGCATCACTTTAATCAACAGCCTCAATATTCTGTCCAACTTCAATCTGGCCACGCAGGATGCGGTGACGCAAAAACATCTGATTATTGAAGCCCTGCGACGTGCCTATCACGAACGGGCGGAATATCTGGGCGACAGCGATTTTGTTGAAGTCCCGACGGAGCGTTTGTTGAGCGCGGAACATGCAACAGCACAAAGCCGCTCTATCAATTTGGCGCAGGCAACAAAAAGTGACACGCTATCGCTTGATGCACCGGCGCAAAATAAAGGTACGGAAACCACGCATTTCGCCGTCATCGACCGCGAAGGCAACCGCGTCGCCGTGACGCAATCCATCAATTTCTGGTTTGGTGCGGGTTTTGTTCCCAAAGGGACGGGGGTTCTGCTCAATAATCAAATGGATGATTTCGTCATAAAACCCGGAGTCGAAAACGGCTATCAGCTGATTGGTACCAAGGCCAATGCCGTTGCGCCGGGGAAACGCATGCTCTCCAGCATGACACCGACATTTCTGGAATCAGATCAGGGCGTAGCCATCCTCGGCACACCCGGAGGCTCACGGATTATCAGCATGGTTCTGCTGGCGGCGCTGGACCGAATGCAGGGAACAGACGGCAAAACAATCGTTGCGCGTCCGCGCTTTCATCACCAGTTTCAACCCGACGAAGTATTTTACGAGAGCGGTGCCTTTTCGGACGAGGAAATTCGCACGTTAAAGCGCAAAGGTCACCATCTAACGCCGGTCATAAGACGGTATGGCAATATGCAGATTATTCTTTGGGATTATAAAGACAATACCGTCAAAACTTTCTCCGACCCGCGCGGCAAAGGTGATGAACATGTTTATTAA
- the greB gene encoding transcription elongation factor GreB — protein sequence MSKKNTTSNQQVEAAGTVADVRNCMTPGGHKVLAEELRRLLKEERPKIVEVVAWAAGNGDRSENGDYIYGKKRLREIDRRVRYLTKRLDQPEIVDPKKQQGVEQVFFGATVVYKREDETEVTVKLVGIDEADFSKGTIYWLSPVGKALMKAKVGDEVTIRKESGIETIEVLEIDYIVDAPSG from the coding sequence ATGAGCAAGAAAAACACAACAAGCAATCAGCAGGTCGAGGCAGCGGGTACCGTCGCGGACGTTCGGAATTGTATGACACCGGGTGGGCATAAGGTATTGGCCGAGGAACTGCGCCGGCTGTTAAAAGAAGAGAGGCCAAAGATCGTCGAGGTCGTTGCATGGGCTGCGGGTAATGGTGATCGCTCAGAAAACGGGGACTATATCTACGGTAAAAAGCGTTTACGAGAGATTGACCGCCGCGTCAGATACCTGACCAAACGCCTTGATCAGCCGGAAATCGTTGACCCGAAAAAACAGCAAGGCGTTGAGCAAGTTTTCTTTGGCGCCACGGTTGTTTATAAACGCGAAGATGAGACCGAAGTCACCGTCAAACTCGTCGGCATTGATGAAGCCGACTTTTCCAAAGGAACGATCTATTGGCTTTCCCCCGTTGGCAAAGCACTGATGAAAGCCAAAGTCGGTGACGAAGTCACAATCCGCAAAGAATCCGGCATTGAAACCATTGAGGTTTTAGAGATTGATTACATTGTAGATGCCCCCTCGGGATAG
- a CDS encoding AlpA family transcriptional regulator, translated as MLEKSQKERFLRLTDVMARTGLSRSTIYLHINQGLFPTNINIGPRSVGWLESEIDAWIEDRINQR; from the coding sequence ATGCTAGAAAAATCGCAAAAAGAACGTTTCCTCCGCCTCACAGATGTTATGGCACGCACCGGCTTAAGTCGGAGCACGATCTACCTACATATAAACCAAGGGCTTTTTCCTACCAACATTAATATTGGCCCTCGATCCGTGGGTTGGTTGGAAAGTGAAATAGACGCATGGATAGAAGACCGCATAAATCAAAGATAA